A genomic region of Micromonospora sp. NBC_01796 contains the following coding sequences:
- a CDS encoding TetR family transcriptional regulator — translation MSTRDPETKRQRLLEAALSEFAAYGLAGARVDRLAKRAGISAGLVYSFYENKEGLFEAVFDAIVEQVVAGVPMDADDLGEYAARLYDGGLAHPEVMRFVAWYELERGDSAGRRASTSTAMKQKVDAVAEAQRRGVVTDRFTAGQILALVQNLANMWQMQGADFLELVPEQTRRTTIVDAVRRLVAPAR, via the coding sequence ATGAGTACCCGTGACCCGGAGACCAAACGTCAGCGCCTGCTGGAGGCGGCCCTGTCGGAGTTCGCCGCGTACGGCCTGGCCGGGGCGCGGGTCGACCGGCTCGCCAAGCGGGCGGGGATCAGCGCCGGCCTCGTCTACTCGTTCTACGAGAACAAGGAGGGCCTGTTCGAGGCGGTTTTCGACGCGATCGTCGAGCAGGTGGTCGCGGGGGTCCCGATGGACGCCGACGACCTGGGCGAGTACGCCGCACGCCTCTACGACGGCGGGCTGGCCCACCCCGAGGTGATGCGGTTCGTGGCCTGGTACGAGCTGGAGCGCGGCGACTCGGCCGGCCGGCGCGCGTCCACCTCCACCGCGATGAAGCAGAAGGTCGACGCGGTGGCGGAGGCCCAGCGTCGGGGCGTCGTCACCGACCGGTTCACCGCCGGGCAGATCCTGGCCCTGGTGCAGAACCTCGCCAACATGTGGCAGATGCAGGGCGCCGACTTCCTGGAACTCGTACCCGAGCAGACCCGGCGTACGACGATCGTGGACGCCGTACGCCGTTTGGTCGCTCCCGCCCGCTGA
- a CDS encoding low temperature requirement protein A, whose amino-acid sequence MTTGRGSTLIRDPSQPQRATYVELFYDLVFVFTLARLAEALIEDLHPLGAYEALILLLATWWVWSYTNLATDTLDSQRPAVQLLVIAIMFGSLVMSTAIPDAFDGRGPLFASAYVGIHLGRSVVLAFILRHHRLRNRPLRGIFWFGVSGVLWFVGAFVTGGLRVLFWTVALAVDYLVPVLRWPTPKLGRSPAWEWNMAGEHLAERYRQFMIIALGETIVITARTFRSSDYGSQRVFAFVTAFATTVLLWWIYFYRTREKLGSAITGSADPGRETKWAGYAHLVMVAGVVLTTVGDELIIRHPYGPMEGSWVAVIIGGPVLFLVGRTMLGHEVFVHVAHPWLVGLVVLVAMAPAMIFLAPVAVAGTVVAVLFGIVLTDALSVRERRS is encoded by the coding sequence ATGACAACGGGTAGAGGCTCCACGCTGATCCGCGACCCGAGCCAACCGCAGCGGGCCACGTACGTGGAGCTCTTCTACGACCTGGTTTTCGTGTTCACCCTCGCCCGGCTCGCCGAGGCGCTGATCGAGGACCTGCACCCGCTCGGTGCGTACGAGGCGCTGATCCTCCTGCTCGCGACCTGGTGGGTGTGGTCGTACACCAACCTGGCCACGGACACGCTGGACTCGCAGCGGCCCGCCGTCCAGTTGCTGGTCATCGCGATCATGTTCGGCAGCCTGGTGATGTCGACCGCGATACCCGACGCGTTCGACGGTCGGGGACCGCTCTTCGCCTCCGCGTACGTCGGAATCCACCTCGGCCGCAGCGTGGTGCTCGCGTTCATCCTGCGCCACCACCGGCTGCGCAACCGGCCGCTGCGCGGCATCTTCTGGTTCGGCGTCTCCGGCGTGCTCTGGTTCGTCGGCGCCTTCGTCACCGGCGGGCTGCGGGTGCTGTTCTGGACGGTGGCGCTCGCCGTGGACTACCTCGTGCCGGTGTTGCGCTGGCCCACGCCGAAGCTGGGCCGGTCACCGGCCTGGGAGTGGAACATGGCCGGGGAGCACCTCGCCGAGCGGTACCGGCAGTTCATGATCATCGCGCTCGGCGAGACCATCGTGATCACCGCCCGGACCTTCCGGAGCAGCGACTACGGGTCCCAGCGCGTCTTCGCCTTCGTGACCGCGTTCGCCACCACGGTCCTGCTCTGGTGGATCTACTTCTACCGGACGAGGGAGAAGCTCGGCAGTGCCATCACCGGCTCGGCCGACCCGGGCCGGGAGACCAAGTGGGCCGGGTACGCACACCTGGTCATGGTGGCCGGCGTCGTACTCACCACGGTCGGCGACGAGCTGATCATCAGGCACCCGTACGGCCCGATGGAGGGGAGCTGGGTCGCGGTCATCATCGGCGGCCCGGTGCTGTTCCTCGTCGGTCGCACCATGCTGGGGCACGAGGTCTTCGTGCACGTGGCCCATCCCTGGCTGGTCGGGCTCGTGGTCCTGGTCGCCATGGCACCGGCGATGATCTTCCTGGCGCCGGTCGCCGTTGCCGGCACCGTGGTGGCGGTCCTGTTCGGGATCGTGCTCACCGACGCCCTCAGCGTCCGGGAGCGGCGGAGCTGA
- a CDS encoding FUSC family protein, translating into MVATWWRRSLGRKLTLPLDAEGQRLDRALDEVRRRGESTGRDRYRQLQTKLILAVQAGVAAALSWLVAHELAGDPAPIFAPAAAVGTIASSIGQRLGRSVELILGVAVGIAIGDGLIAAIGTGPWQIGLTVTLAIITAIVISGHGTLVSQAGGTAVFIAALTPSSPDLEGPRFLDAVIGGAVGLIVVVVLLPISPLRLVERAANPALDELAEQLSRTARALAERDAGRAEAALDRLREIGTDLERLRDALAGAKEVVNLAPARWHRRRALMQFQVGVEQMDRAVWNSRGLIRRAVVLIEDNEPVPASLPPAVKNLSEAIRLLNYEFTRGWEPREARRAALRAVSDAGRARAEGVDLSGTVVIGQIRSAVVDLLRATSISRSDARNLVRDASNGQEPVPVRPGPG; encoded by the coding sequence ATGGTCGCCACCTGGTGGAGGCGGAGCCTCGGGCGGAAGCTGACGCTGCCCCTCGACGCCGAGGGGCAGCGGCTCGATCGGGCGCTCGACGAGGTACGACGGCGGGGCGAGTCGACCGGACGGGACCGCTACCGTCAGCTCCAGACCAAGCTGATCCTTGCCGTCCAGGCCGGCGTCGCGGCAGCCCTGTCGTGGTTGGTGGCCCACGAACTGGCGGGTGACCCGGCGCCGATCTTCGCCCCGGCCGCGGCGGTCGGCACCATCGCCTCCTCCATCGGGCAGCGCCTGGGGCGATCCGTCGAGCTGATCCTCGGGGTGGCGGTGGGCATTGCCATCGGCGACGGACTGATCGCCGCGATCGGCACCGGGCCGTGGCAGATCGGGCTTACGGTGACCCTCGCGATCATCACGGCGATCGTGATCAGCGGACACGGGACCCTGGTCAGCCAGGCCGGTGGTACGGCCGTTTTCATCGCCGCCCTGACCCCGTCGTCGCCGGACCTGGAGGGGCCCCGGTTCCTCGACGCGGTCATCGGTGGCGCGGTCGGGCTGATCGTCGTGGTGGTGCTCCTGCCGATCAGTCCCCTGCGTTTGGTCGAACGGGCCGCCAATCCGGCCCTGGACGAGCTCGCCGAGCAGTTGTCCCGCACCGCCCGGGCGCTGGCGGAACGGGACGCCGGTCGCGCCGAGGCGGCACTGGACCGGCTGCGCGAGATCGGGACCGACCTGGAGCGGCTGCGCGACGCCCTGGCGGGCGCGAAGGAGGTGGTCAACCTGGCACCCGCGCGATGGCATCGACGCCGTGCCCTGATGCAGTTCCAGGTCGGGGTCGAGCAGATGGACCGCGCCGTGTGGAACAGCCGAGGACTGATCCGGCGAGCCGTGGTCCTGATCGAGGACAACGAGCCGGTTCCGGCCAGCCTGCCACCGGCGGTGAAGAACCTCAGCGAGGCCATCCGCCTGCTGAACTACGAGTTCACCCGGGGCTGGGAGCCACGGGAGGCGCGTCGGGCGGCCCTGCGGGCGGTCAGCGACGCGGGCCGGGCCAGGGCCGAGGGGGTCGACCTGTCGGGCACGGTGGTGATCGGGCAGATCCGCAGTGCCGTCGTCGACCTGCTCCGGGCCACCAGCATCAGCCGCAGCGACGCACGGAACCTCGTACGCGACGCGTCGAACGGTCAGGAACCCGTACCGGTCCGACCGGGGCCCGGCTGA
- a CDS encoding glycosyl hydrolase family 18 protein, which yields MRLRREVTALVAGAAVAIVTGFAPAPNGLAAEVDGSPANVVLVVCSAPAWAEGVTYPAGSRVTYNGRLYESLVTHTPPAGAGWNPVAAASLWHDLGACDGGTPTPSPTPTRTPTPSPTPTRTTTPTPTPTRTATPTPTPSVTSGPGTCAVKSRPAGKVLHGYWENWDGASNGVHPPLGWIPITDSRIRAHGYNVINAAFPVIRSDGTVLWEDGMDATVKVATPAEMCQAKAAGLTILMSIGGATAGIDLSSTAVADRFVATVVPLLKRYNFDGIDIDIETGLTGSGNINQLSTSQANLIRIIDGVLAQMPSNFGLTMAPETAYVTGGSVTYGSIWGSYLPIVKKYADNGRLWWLNMQYYNGSMYGCSGDSYAAGTVQGFTAQTNCLNTGLVIQGTTIRVPYDKQVPGLPAQPGAGGGHMSPALVSQAWNSYQGSLKGLMTWSINWDGAKNWTFGDNVKALQGR from the coding sequence ATGAGACTCCGACGTGAGGTAACCGCCCTGGTAGCGGGCGCAGCGGTAGCCATCGTGACCGGGTTCGCGCCGGCGCCGAACGGCCTCGCCGCAGAGGTGGACGGCAGTCCCGCGAACGTGGTGCTCGTGGTCTGCTCCGCGCCGGCATGGGCGGAGGGCGTCACCTATCCGGCAGGTAGCCGGGTCACCTACAACGGCCGCCTGTACGAGTCCCTGGTGACCCACACCCCACCGGCGGGTGCGGGGTGGAATCCCGTCGCCGCTGCCTCGTTGTGGCACGATCTCGGCGCCTGCGACGGCGGCACCCCGACACCCTCGCCGACACCCACCCGTACGCCGACTCCCTCACCGACGCCGACCCGCACCACCACGCCGACGCCGACGCCGACCCGTACGGCCACCCCGACGCCGACGCCGTCGGTGACGTCGGGACCGGGAACGTGTGCGGTCAAGTCGAGGCCGGCGGGCAAGGTGCTGCACGGGTACTGGGAGAACTGGGACGGTGCCTCGAACGGGGTGCACCCGCCGCTCGGCTGGATCCCGATCACCGACTCCCGCATCCGGGCGCACGGCTACAACGTGATCAACGCGGCGTTCCCGGTGATCCGCTCCGACGGCACGGTCCTCTGGGAAGACGGCATGGACGCCACCGTGAAGGTCGCGACCCCGGCCGAGATGTGCCAGGCCAAGGCGGCGGGCCTGACCATCCTGATGTCGATCGGTGGCGCCACCGCCGGCATCGACCTCAGCTCGACCGCCGTCGCCGACCGGTTCGTCGCGACCGTGGTACCGCTCCTGAAGAGGTACAACTTCGACGGGATCGACATCGACATCGAGACCGGGCTCACCGGCAGCGGCAACATCAACCAGCTCTCCACCTCGCAGGCGAACCTCATCCGCATCATCGACGGGGTGCTCGCCCAGATGCCGTCCAACTTCGGTCTCACGATGGCGCCCGAGACGGCGTACGTCACCGGTGGCAGCGTCACGTACGGGTCGATCTGGGGTTCCTACCTGCCGATCGTGAAGAAGTACGCCGACAACGGCCGGCTGTGGTGGCTGAACATGCAGTACTACAACGGCAGCATGTACGGCTGCTCCGGTGACTCCTACGCCGCCGGTACGGTCCAGGGCTTCACCGCTCAGACCAACTGCCTGAACACCGGACTGGTCATCCAGGGCACCACCATCAGGGTGCCGTACGACAAGCAGGTGCCCGGACTGCCCGCCCAACCGGGCGCCGGCGGTGGCCACATGTCCCCCGCGCTGGTGTCGCAGGCCTGGAACAGCTACCAGGGCAGCCTCAAGGGGCTGATGACCTGGTCCATCAACTGGGACGGCGCGAAGAACTGGACGTTCGGCGACAACGTGAAGGCCCTCCAGGGCCGCTGA
- a CDS encoding EamA family transporter: MSVRTAGVAADPAGAPDRDAGRGPVLGGLAIMTASAASNQVGAAVGAHAFTTIGPVGVVAVRQLVAAAVLLPVARPNVRRFTWGQWWPTLLLGLVFATMNLSLYTAIDRIGLGLAVTLEVLGPLGVALAGSRTRRDILCVAAAALGVYVLVLPGPSSDYLGVGLGLLAAACWAAYILLNRLLGGRLPGLQAPATATAVSALLYLPVAAFLVAQGRLHGTALLYAVVAGVLSSVVPYAADLIALRRVPARFFGVVMSVHPVLAALAGLLILRQALDLHVWAGILLVVTANVLAVATTRTRSRATG; the protein is encoded by the coding sequence ATGAGCGTGAGGACAGCCGGCGTTGCGGCGGACCCGGCCGGTGCCCCGGATCGGGATGCCGGCCGTGGTCCGGTGCTCGGCGGGCTGGCCATCATGACCGCCAGCGCCGCCAGCAACCAGGTCGGCGCTGCCGTCGGCGCCCATGCCTTCACCACGATCGGGCCGGTCGGCGTGGTGGCGGTACGTCAGTTGGTCGCCGCCGCTGTCCTCCTGCCGGTGGCCCGGCCGAACGTACGCCGTTTCACCTGGGGGCAGTGGTGGCCGACGCTCCTGCTCGGGCTGGTCTTCGCCACCATGAACCTGAGCCTGTACACCGCCATCGACCGGATCGGGCTCGGCCTGGCCGTCACCCTGGAGGTGCTCGGCCCGCTCGGGGTCGCGCTGGCCGGCTCCCGTACCCGTCGGGACATCCTCTGCGTCGCCGCCGCCGCACTCGGTGTCTACGTCCTCGTGCTGCCCGGCCCGAGCAGCGACTACCTCGGCGTCGGCCTCGGCCTGCTGGCCGCCGCCTGCTGGGCGGCCTACATCCTGCTCAACCGATTGCTCGGCGGCCGGCTGCCCGGTCTGCAGGCACCGGCGACCGCCACCGCGGTCTCGGCCCTGCTCTACCTGCCGGTCGCGGCGTTTCTGGTCGCCCAGGGACGGCTGCACGGCACCGCCCTGCTCTACGCCGTCGTCGCCGGTGTGCTCAGCTCGGTGGTGCCCTACGCCGCCGACCTGATCGCACTGCGCCGGGTACCGGCCCGCTTCTTCGGCGTTGTCATGAGCGTCCACCCGGTGCTGGCCGCCCTCGCCGGCCTCCTCATCCTCCGGCAGGCGCTGGACCTCCACGTTTGGGCCGGCATCCTGCTCGTCGTCACCGCCAACGTGCTCGCCGTCGCCACGACCCGGACCCGGTCGCGGGCCACCGGCTGA
- a CDS encoding NAD(+)/NADH kinase has product MSTEAATADDSGVPVLGLVVHPTRAVDESVSTILSWARTHAVRVVARDRDRDRITGKIDTLPDPRFVAQLKGLVALGGDGTMLGAMRLVAERPVPVLGVNHGSLGFLVEVTPDTLETALARLVDGDFTIECHGCLVVACGSGRPFRTDTGFNDIVLARRSRTGAISLDLTVNDQQYGYYRCDALVLATPSGSTAYNYAAGGPIVSPSAAAIVITPVAAMSGIGRAIVLGAGDRVSLHIDPDSAPVYLDVDGTPSAELEPGDVLTAHLREDAGQVVRLSAGTHARRSRIKLSLLDLPLRRDQLLELIPEKLRMHGEAIQDPELGDG; this is encoded by the coding sequence GTGAGCACCGAGGCGGCAACGGCGGACGACAGCGGGGTCCCCGTGCTGGGCCTGGTGGTCCATCCCACCCGGGCGGTGGACGAATCCGTGTCCACGATCCTGAGCTGGGCCCGGACCCACGCGGTCCGGGTCGTCGCCCGGGACCGGGACCGCGACCGGATCACCGGGAAGATCGACACGCTGCCCGATCCGCGGTTCGTCGCCCAGCTCAAAGGGCTGGTCGCGCTCGGCGGCGACGGGACCATGCTCGGGGCGATGCGGCTGGTCGCCGAACGGCCCGTACCGGTGCTCGGCGTCAACCACGGCAGCCTGGGCTTCCTCGTCGAAGTCACGCCCGACACCCTGGAAACGGCGCTTGCCCGACTCGTGGACGGCGACTTCACGATCGAGTGCCACGGCTGCCTGGTCGTCGCCTGCGGCAGTGGCCGGCCGTTCCGGACCGACACCGGCTTCAACGACATCGTGCTGGCCCGGCGCAGCCGGACGGGCGCCATCTCGCTCGATCTCACCGTCAACGACCAGCAGTACGGCTACTACCGGTGCGACGCGCTCGTACTCGCCACGCCCAGCGGCTCCACCGCGTACAACTACGCCGCGGGCGGACCCATCGTGTCGCCGTCGGCGGCGGCGATCGTGATCACGCCGGTGGCGGCGATGTCGGGCATCGGCCGGGCCATCGTGCTCGGCGCCGGAGACCGGGTGTCGCTGCACATCGACCCCGACAGTGCGCCGGTGTACCTCGACGTGGACGGCACCCCGTCGGCCGAACTCGAACCCGGCGACGTGCTCACCGCGCACCTGCGCGAGGACGCCGGCCAGGTCGTACGCCTGTCCGCCGGCACGCACGCCCGGCGGAGCCGGATCAAGCTGAGCCTGCTCGACCTCCCGTTGCGCCGCGACCAACTCCTCGAACTCATCCCCGAGAAGCTCCGCATGCACGGCGAGGCGATCCAGGATCCGGAACTGGGGGATGGCTGA
- a CDS encoding ATP-binding protein yields the protein MALIGRRRELAAVAQLLDRAVTGTGGHLVVTGPTGAGRTALVDAAATLARTRGLPVFRVSGTGLDAGLLIWDQLLRDLGAGELPSDARLGDLDRIARAAADGGPRLLLVDNIGRAGTPAVEFLTLLASRLGSGATALLATAEEPLGLTPELRLPGLTEPELADLTDGLPTGPLPDGTLHAVWLASAGRPGAAIRLAGELAGLDITADAVIHLALTTPSRAEFLDLDAGLIRLLEVAAARPLPAPVRARVLTRLARELLGDPSAGARRRELVEEAVALARSTGDPGIVAEVLDGRLHALWDPAAARERLATATEIVEQARRAGDATVERRGLFWRFTAWAELGDLVAAEAALTAYARAADLAGDAEAAVMVLARQAMLATIRGRFEEAVALAGDVAEQGRRAGLVDTDRLVASLYGRLALMRGEAEPQVETLHGLARRLPGHFFEATAARTLAECGRDTEALLELERVLPAVLAGSGPRWVGALADLAIVAARGGEPTSAQALYDALLPYGGRLVVWGGANTITGPVDDYLGRLATRLGRPDQALQHLDSAVELEQRIGALPWLAYTLAARAGALSVRGAEGDRGRAGDDLGRARSLAQRLGMGGLLGTLAPPADEWRLSRDGDGWRLDAGAETVRLRDGRGMGYLRALLAAPGQEIAALDLVAGGAGLRVPEGAPILDDVGRAAYRSRLRALDEQLDVADRAGDVERAAAAQVERTALLAELRRASGLGGRPRAQAGETERARVNATRALWAAVERVESAAPLAGAHLRASLHTGRVLRYQPAPGGPTRWRV from the coding sequence GTGGCCCTGATCGGACGCCGCCGCGAGCTCGCCGCGGTGGCACAGTTGCTCGACCGGGCCGTAACGGGAACGGGCGGGCACCTCGTTGTCACCGGGCCGACCGGAGCGGGCAGGACGGCGCTGGTCGACGCTGCCGCGACCCTGGCCCGTACCCGTGGTCTGCCGGTGTTCCGGGTGAGCGGGACCGGCCTCGACGCCGGCCTGCTGATCTGGGACCAACTGCTCCGCGATCTCGGAGCGGGTGAACTGCCGTCCGACGCCAGGCTCGGAGACCTCGACCGGATCGCCCGCGCGGCGGCCGACGGTGGACCGCGCCTGCTCCTGGTCGACAACATCGGCCGGGCCGGTACGCCGGCCGTGGAGTTCCTGACCCTGCTCGCGTCCCGGCTCGGCTCGGGCGCGACGGCGTTGCTCGCGACGGCGGAGGAACCCCTCGGCCTGACGCCGGAGCTACGCCTGCCCGGCCTGACCGAACCGGAACTGGCCGACCTGACCGACGGCCTGCCCACCGGGCCGCTTCCCGACGGGACGCTGCACGCCGTGTGGCTGGCCTCGGCCGGGCGACCCGGAGCCGCCATCCGCCTCGCCGGTGAACTGGCCGGTCTCGACATCACCGCCGACGCCGTCATCCACCTGGCACTCACGACGCCGTCGAGGGCGGAGTTCCTCGATCTCGACGCGGGCCTGATCCGCCTCTTGGAGGTCGCGGCCGCCCGGCCGTTGCCCGCGCCGGTCCGGGCCCGGGTGCTGACCCGGCTGGCCCGCGAGCTGCTGGGTGACCCGTCGGCCGGAGCCCGCCGGCGTGAGCTGGTCGAGGAGGCGGTTGCCCTGGCCCGGAGCACCGGCGATCCCGGCATCGTCGCCGAGGTCCTCGACGGCCGGCTGCACGCCCTGTGGGACCCGGCCGCCGCCCGGGAACGCCTGGCCACCGCGACGGAGATCGTGGAGCAGGCGCGCCGGGCCGGGGATGCGACGGTCGAGCGACGCGGACTGTTCTGGCGCTTCACCGCATGGGCGGAACTGGGAGACCTGGTGGCGGCCGAGGCGGCGCTGACGGCGTACGCCCGCGCCGCCGACCTGGCCGGCGACGCCGAGGCGGCGGTGATGGTGCTGGCCCGCCAGGCGATGCTGGCGACGATCCGGGGCCGATTCGAGGAGGCCGTGGCGCTCGCCGGCGACGTGGCGGAACAGGGCCGTCGGGCCGGACTCGTCGACACGGACCGCCTGGTCGCCTCGCTGTACGGCCGCCTCGCCCTGATGCGCGGCGAGGCCGAGCCGCAGGTGGAGACCCTGCATGGGCTCGCCCGGCGGTTGCCCGGTCACTTCTTCGAGGCGACCGCGGCCCGGACACTCGCCGAATGCGGCCGAGACACCGAGGCGCTCCTCGAACTCGAACGGGTCCTGCCGGCCGTGCTCGCCGGATCCGGGCCGCGCTGGGTGGGAGCCCTCGCCGACCTGGCGATCGTGGCCGCGCGCGGCGGTGAACCCACCTCCGCGCAGGCCCTGTACGACGCCCTGCTTCCGTACGGTGGGCGGCTGGTCGTCTGGGGTGGCGCCAACACGATCACCGGACCGGTGGACGACTACCTGGGCCGGCTCGCCACCCGGCTGGGTCGACCCGACCAGGCGCTGCAGCACCTGGACAGCGCGGTCGAGTTGGAACAGCGGATCGGCGCTCTGCCGTGGCTGGCGTACACGCTGGCCGCGCGGGCCGGCGCGCTGTCCGTACGCGGCGCCGAGGGGGACCGGGGTCGGGCCGGTGACGACCTCGGGCGGGCCCGGTCGCTGGCGCAGCGGCTCGGCATGGGTGGGCTGCTCGGCACCCTCGCCCCACCGGCGGACGAGTGGCGGCTGAGCCGCGACGGGGACGGCTGGCGGCTCGACGCCGGTGCCGAGACGGTCCGGCTGCGCGACGGTCGCGGGATGGGGTACCTGCGGGCGCTGTTGGCCGCACCCGGTCAGGAGATCGCCGCACTGGATCTCGTCGCCGGGGGCGCCGGCCTGCGGGTCCCCGAGGGCGCCCCGATCCTCGACGACGTCGGCCGTGCCGCCTACCGGAGCCGGTTGCGGGCGCTGGACGAGCAACTCGACGTGGCGGACCGGGCGGGGGACGTCGAGCGTGCGGCGGCGGCCCAGGTCGAACGTACCGCGCTGCTGGCGGAGCTGAGGCGGGCCAGCGGGCTGGGCGGGCGGCCGAGGGCCCAGGCGGGCGAGACCGAACGGGCGAGGGTCAACGCGACCCGGGCGTTGTGGGCGGCCGTCGAACGGGTCGAGTCGGCCGCGCCGCTGGCCGGGGCGCACCTGCGGGCATCACTGCACACCGGCCGGGTGCTCCGGTACCAGCCGGCGCCGGGCGGCCCGACCCGCTGGCGGGTGTGA
- a CDS encoding alpha/beta hydrolase, which yields MTTKDITTDRRPPTLVFVHGTNSSSHFCSGLITELTLRGHRCVAVDLPGHGAEGFFPRSYQAPQDLDGLATEPSPLAKITIDDYVERVVDVVRRARRHGPVILAGASQGGVTVSRVGNAIPELLDRVVYMAAYCCVDLPNVAAYLATPENSDSLLPLVTQAVVADPAILGVARINWRSADPSVFDGIRQCLAGDFTDEAVSRLLNMLEPDEPVSIPLADARGEAGTWGRIPRTYVRFTHDRLIPPALQDRFIAEADRLTPDNPTDVRSVAAPHVGPFDRPELVEIFAELAGR from the coding sequence ATGACGACAAAAGACATCACCACCGACCGCCGACCGCCGACCCTGGTCTTTGTGCACGGCACCAACTCCTCGTCGCATTTCTGCTCGGGACTGATCACCGAACTCACCCTGCGGGGGCACCGGTGCGTGGCCGTCGACCTTCCGGGACACGGCGCTGAAGGCTTCTTTCCCCGCTCGTACCAGGCCCCGCAGGACCTCGACGGGCTGGCAACCGAGCCGTCTCCGCTTGCCAAGATCACCATCGACGACTATGTCGAGCGTGTCGTGGACGTGGTGCGCCGCGCTCGTCGCCACGGGCCTGTGATCCTGGCCGGCGCCAGCCAGGGCGGCGTCACCGTGAGCAGGGTCGGCAACGCGATCCCCGAACTGCTCGATCGGGTCGTCTACATGGCGGCGTACTGCTGCGTCGACCTCCCGAACGTGGCCGCATATCTCGCCACACCCGAGAACAGCGACAGCCTGCTTCCCCTGGTGACCCAGGCAGTGGTCGCCGATCCGGCGATCCTCGGCGTGGCCCGGATCAACTGGCGCTCGGCCGACCCGTCGGTATTCGACGGCATCAGGCAGTGCCTCGCCGGCGATTTCACCGACGAGGCGGTGAGTCGGCTGCTCAACATGCTCGAACCTGACGAGCCCGTCAGCATCCCCCTGGCCGACGCGCGCGGCGAAGCGGGAACCTGGGGCCGGATTCCCCGGACGTACGTGCGCTTCACCCACGACCGGCTGATCCCACCCGCGCTACAGGATCGGTTCATCGCCGAGGCCGACCGCCTCACCCCGGACAACCCGACCGACGTACGAAGCGTCGCGGCACCCCACGTCGGACCGTTTGACCGACCCGAACTGGTGGAGATCTTCGCCGAACTCGCCGGCCGCTGA
- a CDS encoding GNAT family N-acetyltransferase: protein MTNDTPYAPVWRADVADRQAVSGILTEAFMDDPVACWLFPASGERRRLQSHFYGHLLDRGTAEAYLVGRGEGASVWLALAAGQAPEEEPPDAPDVDQKSIFGENGARLRTLGQALAERHPRREPHLYLSCMGVVGGRQGAGLGSAMLRHRLERADADGIAAYLEASSPRSRALYLRYGFEDLGEPVRVADSPLLWPMWRQPRRRPSHQLHHHKGEPR, encoded by the coding sequence ATGACAAACGATACACCGTACGCACCGGTGTGGCGGGCGGATGTCGCAGACCGGCAGGCGGTGTCGGGCATCCTCACCGAGGCGTTCATGGACGATCCGGTCGCCTGTTGGCTCTTCCCCGCGTCGGGTGAGCGCCGCCGTCTCCAGTCGCACTTCTACGGCCACCTGCTGGATCGAGGCACCGCCGAGGCATACCTGGTCGGTCGCGGTGAGGGCGCCTCGGTGTGGCTGGCGTTGGCTGCGGGCCAGGCACCCGAGGAGGAACCTCCGGACGCGCCCGACGTGGACCAGAAATCGATCTTCGGCGAGAACGGCGCACGGTTGCGGACCCTCGGGCAGGCGCTGGCCGAGCGGCATCCCCGTCGTGAACCGCACCTCTACCTCTCGTGCATGGGGGTGGTGGGCGGGCGGCAGGGCGCCGGACTCGGCTCGGCCATGTTGCGCCACCGGTTGGAACGAGCGGACGCCGACGGAATCGCCGCCTACCTGGAGGCGAGTTCACCCCGGAGCCGAGCCCTCTACCTGCGGTACGGCTTCGAGGATCTCGGCGAACCGGTTCGCGTGGCGGACAGCCCACTCCTGTGGCCGATGTGGCGCCAACCGCGCCGTCGACCATCCCACCAATTGCACCACCACAAGGGAGAACCTCGATGA